Proteins encoded in a region of the Streptomyces liliiviolaceus genome:
- a CDS encoding PhzF family phenazine biosynthesis isomerase, translated as MTSDPSGTSLASHPKTEILRYSAFTHDPAGGNPAGVVLDAAGLDDAAMPAIAAEVGYSETAFVTARVETGRGGASRRFRVRYFSPLAEVAFCGHATVALAVALAERLGPGEIVLDTPAGEIPVATRLDGDGAVSAMLTSVPTRSRPAVGTELDAALKALGWAPGDLDPALPPHVAFGGNDHLVLAAGSRERLADLDYDFDSLAEVMRRHGWTTLQLVWRESPEHFHARNPFPVGGVVEDPATGAAAAAFGGYLRTLELVTRPARIAIRQGEDMGRPSDLLIDVDPEDTRVRVTGRAVPIG; from the coding sequence ATGACCAGCGACCCGAGCGGGACCAGCCTCGCGAGCCACCCGAAGACCGAGATCCTGCGCTACTCCGCCTTCACCCACGATCCGGCCGGAGGCAATCCGGCCGGGGTCGTACTCGATGCCGCTGGACTCGACGACGCGGCGATGCCGGCCATCGCCGCCGAGGTCGGCTACTCCGAGACGGCCTTCGTCACCGCCCGGGTCGAAACGGGCAGGGGCGGAGCATCGCGCCGTTTCCGGGTCCGCTACTTCAGCCCGCTCGCCGAGGTCGCCTTCTGCGGGCATGCGACCGTCGCCCTTGCGGTGGCCCTCGCCGAACGCCTGGGCCCCGGCGAGATCGTCCTCGACACTCCCGCGGGCGAGATCCCCGTAGCCACGAGGCTGGACGGCGACGGCGCGGTGTCGGCCATGCTCACCAGCGTGCCCACCCGTTCACGCCCCGCCGTGGGCACCGAGCTGGACGCTGCTCTGAAAGCCCTCGGCTGGGCTCCCGGGGACCTCGACCCCGCGCTGCCGCCGCACGTGGCCTTCGGCGGAAACGATCACCTGGTACTGGCCGCGGGCTCCCGGGAACGGCTGGCGGACCTGGACTACGACTTCGACAGCCTCGCCGAGGTGATGCGGCGTCACGGCTGGACGACGCTCCAGCTGGTGTGGCGGGAGTCGCCGGAGCACTTCCACGCCCGGAACCCGTTCCCGGTCGGCGGGGTCGTGGAGGATCCGGCGACAGGGGCGGCGGCCGCGGCGTTCGGCGGCTACCTCCGCACCCTGGAACTCGTCACCCGCCCGGCCAGGATCGCGATCCGCCAGGGAGAGGACATGGGCCGGCCCAGCGACCTGCTGATCGACGTGGACCCCGAGGACACCCGCGTACGCGTCACGGGACGGGCCGTACCGATCGGCTGA
- a CDS encoding LysR family transcriptional regulator, translating into MDTRLLHTFTALARTGSFTAAAAELHLAQSTVTVHIRTLERELGTRLFDRLPAGTLLTEYGRVMLERAEDVLDAVARLKADGEGEVRGPVAVGAPESLCSTRVPGVIAALRTSHPEMDVRLYAAGTAECVEGLRSGRLDLALLLEEDADFGDVTTEPITREPLALVCAPGHPLAARTHAVTWTELAAENFFLLEQGCSYSDELERRLLAVPGSRPRPTRFGSVDAARSCVAAGLGLTLLPLTTVEEHVRQGRLVQVPGPRFADVPVRLARHRRRWTGPGAQAFTQELVRQSTG; encoded by the coding sequence GTGGACACCCGCCTGCTGCACACCTTCACCGCACTCGCCCGCACGGGCAGCTTCACCGCCGCTGCCGCCGAGCTGCACCTGGCCCAGTCCACGGTCACCGTGCACATCCGCACCCTGGAACGGGAGCTCGGCACCCGGCTCTTCGACCGGCTGCCCGCCGGCACTCTGCTCACCGAGTACGGCCGAGTGATGCTGGAGCGGGCCGAGGACGTACTCGACGCCGTGGCACGGCTGAAGGCCGACGGGGAGGGAGAGGTGCGGGGACCGGTGGCCGTGGGGGCTCCCGAGTCGCTGTGCTCGACCCGCGTGCCGGGCGTGATCGCCGCCCTGCGCACCAGCCACCCGGAGATGGACGTGCGTCTGTACGCGGCCGGCACCGCGGAGTGTGTCGAGGGGCTGCGGTCCGGTCGCCTCGATCTGGCGCTGCTGCTGGAGGAGGACGCCGACTTCGGCGACGTGACGACCGAGCCGATCACCCGGGAACCCCTCGCCCTCGTCTGCGCCCCCGGCCACCCGCTCGCCGCACGGACCCACGCGGTGACCTGGACGGAACTCGCGGCCGAGAACTTCTTCCTGCTGGAACAGGGCTGTTCCTACAGCGATGAGCTGGAACGACGGCTGCTCGCCGTGCCCGGTTCCCGACCGCGGCCGACCAGGTTCGGGAGTGTGGACGCGGCCCGTTCCTGTGTCGCCGCCGGTCTGGGACTGACCCTCCTGCCGCTCACGACCGTGGAGGAGCACGTGCGGCAGGGCCGGCTGGTACAGGTCCCCGGACCGCGGTTCGCCGATGTTCCCGTACGGCTGGCCCGCCACCGCAGGCGGTGGACGGGACCTGGTGCGCAGGCGTTCACCCAGGAGTTGGTACGTCAGTCGACCGGCTGA
- a CDS encoding PucR family transcriptional regulator, which yields MSHAMRRASELALDETTVTALRAALRTTADEVVEAIIDEVPPYANALSGRMGATIRRAVRTALGHYLDLASGNATGGDAGDAAYELGRGEVRDGRSMDALLGAYRVGARVAWRCLAAGAVPAGLPAAEVAKFAELTFAYIDELSAASAAGHADELAARGRAHERHLEHLARDLLADASPDVLRASGQRAAWQPPASLTAVLLPAAQARPAYRALDPNTLVLDDLPDSTGVLLVPDADRSHLLRQLTDRTAVVGPARPWMRASDSYARAARARSLSSDIRDTEDHLPELVLSADADAFADLRARALAPLRTLPVATARRLEETLRAWLLHQGRREEVAATLFVHPQTVRYRMSQLRELFPDLASPQRVLELTLAVGLRAG from the coding sequence ATGAGCCATGCAATGAGGAGGGCCAGTGAACTGGCCCTGGACGAGACGACGGTCACCGCGCTTCGGGCCGCGCTGAGGACCACCGCCGACGAGGTCGTCGAGGCGATCATCGACGAGGTCCCTCCGTACGCCAACGCCCTGTCGGGCCGCATGGGCGCCACCATCCGCCGGGCCGTCCGCACCGCGCTGGGGCACTACCTGGATCTCGCGAGCGGGAACGCCACAGGCGGCGACGCCGGTGACGCGGCCTACGAACTGGGCCGCGGCGAGGTGCGCGACGGCCGTTCGATGGACGCCCTGCTCGGCGCCTACCGCGTCGGCGCCCGCGTGGCCTGGCGCTGCCTGGCGGCGGGTGCCGTGCCGGCGGGCCTGCCCGCCGCCGAGGTCGCCAAGTTCGCCGAGCTGACCTTCGCCTACATCGACGAGCTCTCCGCCGCGAGCGCCGCGGGCCACGCCGACGAACTGGCCGCCCGGGGCAGGGCCCACGAGCGCCATCTGGAACACCTGGCCCGTGATCTCCTCGCCGACGCGAGCCCGGACGTGCTGCGGGCCTCCGGCCAGCGGGCCGCATGGCAGCCCCCGGCTTCGCTGACCGCGGTCCTGCTGCCCGCCGCCCAGGCCCGGCCCGCCTACCGCGCGCTCGACCCGAACACCCTCGTCCTCGACGACCTGCCGGACTCCACCGGCGTACTGCTCGTCCCCGATGCCGACCGCTCCCATCTCTTGCGGCAGCTGACCGACCGCACCGCCGTGGTCGGCCCGGCCCGGCCGTGGATGCGTGCCTCCGACTCGTACGCACGAGCCGCACGCGCGCGCTCCCTCTCGTCCGACATCCGCGACACCGAGGACCACCTGCCCGAGCTGGTGCTGAGCGCGGACGCGGACGCGTTCGCGGACCTGCGCGCCCGGGCCCTCGCACCCTTGCGGACCTTGCCCGTCGCGACCGCACGGAGGCTGGAGGAGACGCTGCGGGCGTGGCTGCTGCACCAGGGCAGGCGGGAGGAGGTGGCGGCGACGTTGTTCGTCCATCCCCAGACCGTCCGGTACCGGATGTCGCAGCTGAGAGAGTTGTTTCCGGATCTCGCCTCGCCGCAGCGCGTCCTCGAACTGACGCTGGCGGTCGGCCTTCGGGCCGGCTGA
- a CDS encoding ferredoxin reductase produces the protein MTSTALRSRAWKLLETVTTPLLPSDYLDLVSPLRAGADLRGRIEAVHPETGDAATVVIRPGRGWRGHTAGQYVRIGVDVDGVRLWRAYSLTSPTDRRDGRVTITVKAIPDGKVSNHLVRRAKPGTLIQLDQATGDFVLPRARPAKVLYLTAGSGITPVMGMLRDTEFNDVVMVHCAPRPQDVIFRSELHDLAADKKLRLTEVHTDTDGKLDIARLDELVPDWAERETWACGPAGLLDAAEEHWTGHGVRERLHTERFRPGIVVAGDGGEVTFSTTGKTVDADGATPLLDIGEEAGVLMPSGCRMGICFGCVTPLRSGAVRDLRTGEITEAEPGVLIQTCVSAAAGPCDIER, from the coding sequence ATGACGAGTACAGCCCTCCGCAGCAGGGCGTGGAAACTGCTGGAGACGGTCACGACGCCGCTCCTGCCGTCGGACTACCTCGACCTGGTCAGTCCGCTGCGCGCGGGCGCCGACCTGCGTGGGCGCATCGAGGCCGTGCACCCCGAGACGGGTGACGCCGCGACCGTCGTGATCAGGCCGGGACGGGGCTGGCGCGGCCACACAGCCGGTCAGTACGTGCGGATCGGGGTCGACGTCGACGGGGTGCGCCTGTGGCGTGCCTACTCCCTCACCTCGCCGACGGACCGCCGGGACGGCCGCGTCACGATCACCGTGAAGGCGATCCCGGACGGCAAGGTCAGCAACCACCTGGTCCGCAGGGCGAAACCGGGCACGCTGATCCAGCTCGACCAGGCGACCGGTGACTTCGTGCTGCCGCGGGCCAGGCCCGCCAAGGTGCTCTATCTGACGGCCGGCAGCGGCATCACGCCCGTCATGGGCATGCTGCGCGACACCGAGTTCAACGACGTCGTCATGGTCCACTGCGCGCCACGGCCGCAGGACGTGATCTTCCGCAGCGAACTGCACGACCTGGCCGCGGACAAGAAGCTGCGGCTCACCGAGGTGCACACCGACACGGACGGCAAGCTCGACATCGCCCGTCTCGACGAACTCGTGCCCGACTGGGCCGAGCGCGAGACCTGGGCCTGCGGGCCCGCGGGCCTGCTCGACGCCGCCGAGGAGCACTGGACCGGACACGGCGTCCGGGAGCGTCTGCACACGGAACGCTTCCGTCCCGGCATCGTCGTCGCCGGCGACGGTGGCGAGGTCACGTTCAGTACCACCGGCAAGACCGTCGACGCGGACGGCGCCACTCCGCTGCTCGACATCGGCGAGGAGGCCGGCGTCCTCATGCCCTCCGGGTGCCGCATGGGCATCTGCTTCGGCTGCGTCACACCGCTCAGGTCGGGCGCCGTCCGCGATCTGCGTACCGGCGAGATCACCGAGGCCGAGCCGGGCGTCCTCATCCAGACCTGCGTGTCCGCCGCGGCGGGCCCGTGCGACATCGAACGGTAG
- a CDS encoding fatty acid desaturase family protein → MTAIDPTAHLTSEQIEELGRELDAIRDEVIAARGEKDAAYIRKVISVQRKLELASRGVLLFSFFPPAWLLGTAGLSVAKIMDNMEIGHNILHGQWDWMRDPKIHSTTWEWDHVSPSEQWKHSHNELHHTYTNVIGKDNDLGYGIMRVDEDQRWHPFHLGQPLWNFINACFFEYGIAAYDLELGKNLRKRRRKNPEFRARARAVGRKIRKQVLKDYVIHPLLSGPSFLTTLAATFTANLVRNLWTHSVIMCGHFPEGVQVFERRSIKGETRGQWYLRQMMGSANISGSKAMHFMTGNLSHQIEHHLFPDLPSNRYAEVAVKVRALFEKYELEYVTGPLPKQVFSAWHKVFRLSLPNKKPKARTPDREKELLAA, encoded by the coding sequence TTGACCGCCATCGACCCCACCGCCCACCTGACCTCGGAGCAGATCGAGGAGCTGGGCCGCGAGCTGGACGCGATCCGCGACGAGGTGATCGCCGCCCGCGGCGAGAAGGACGCCGCCTACATCCGCAAGGTCATCTCGGTACAGCGCAAGCTCGAACTGGCCAGCAGGGGCGTGTTGCTGTTCTCCTTCTTCCCTCCCGCGTGGCTGCTCGGCACCGCCGGTCTGTCCGTGGCGAAGATCATGGACAACATGGAGATCGGCCACAACATCCTGCACGGCCAGTGGGACTGGATGCGGGACCCGAAGATCCACTCCACCACCTGGGAGTGGGATCACGTCTCGCCGTCCGAGCAGTGGAAGCACTCGCACAACGAGCTGCACCACACGTACACGAACGTGATCGGCAAGGACAACGACCTCGGCTACGGCATCATGCGCGTGGACGAGGACCAGCGGTGGCACCCGTTCCACCTCGGCCAGCCGCTGTGGAACTTCATCAACGCCTGCTTCTTCGAGTACGGCATCGCGGCGTACGACCTGGAGCTCGGCAAGAACCTGCGCAAGCGCCGCCGCAAGAACCCGGAGTTCCGCGCCCGGGCCAGGGCCGTGGGCCGCAAGATCCGCAAGCAGGTGCTCAAGGACTACGTGATCCACCCGCTGCTGTCGGGCCCGTCGTTCCTCACCACGCTCGCCGCCACGTTCACCGCGAACCTGGTACGCAACCTCTGGACCCACTCGGTGATCATGTGCGGGCACTTCCCCGAGGGCGTGCAGGTCTTCGAGCGCCGGTCCATCAAGGGTGAGACACGCGGCCAGTGGTACCTGCGCCAGATGATGGGCTCGGCGAACATCAGCGGCAGCAAGGCCATGCACTTCATGACCGGCAATCTGTCGCACCAGATCGAGCACCACCTGTTCCCGGACCTGCCGAGCAACCGGTACGCCGAGGTCGCGGTGAAGGTGCGCGCGCTCTTCGAGAAGTACGAGCTGGAGTACGTCACCGGGCCGCTGCCCAAGCAGGTGTTCTCCGCGTGGCACAAGGTCTTCCGGCTCTCGCTGCCGAACAAGAAGCCCAAGGCCAGGACGCCGGACCGCGAGAAGGAACTCCTCGCGGCGTGA
- a CDS encoding MerR family transcriptional regulator produces MGLLTIGAFAKASRLSPKALRLYDELGLLTPARVDPVTGYRLYAPDQLDQARLVAWLRRLGMPLARIQHVCALDAGPAGQEVRAFWAQVEADTAARRDLAAFLIDHLSRKDPTMSPTAKSLGIRYAALSDKGLVRESNQDTAYAGSQLLAVADGCGSQGAPASAAAVDAFKHLETDSIPAGNLLNVLEDVVEQAKQAVHDVAGTGSASEGTGTTLTAMLWTGSQLALVHIGDSRVYLLRGGELLQITHDHTMVQSMVDEGRLSQEEAASHPQRSLLVRALVPGADTNPDMRLHDAQGGDRYLLCSDGLSTVVPTQEIHRVLAGTGEPETAVRELIALANASGGPDNVSCVIADVIELQQ; encoded by the coding sequence ATGGGTTTGCTGACCATCGGGGCGTTCGCGAAGGCGTCCCGGCTGTCGCCGAAGGCGCTGCGCCTGTACGACGAGCTCGGCCTGCTGACCCCCGCACGCGTCGACCCGGTGACCGGCTACCGCCTCTACGCACCGGACCAGCTGGACCAGGCCCGCCTGGTCGCCTGGCTCCGGCGCCTGGGCATGCCGCTCGCCCGCATCCAGCACGTCTGCGCGCTGGATGCGGGCCCGGCGGGCCAGGAGGTCCGCGCGTTCTGGGCCCAGGTCGAGGCCGACACCGCCGCGCGGCGGGACCTGGCCGCCTTCCTCATCGACCACCTGTCACGGAAGGACCCCACCATGTCTCCGACCGCCAAGTCCCTCGGAATCCGTTACGCCGCCCTTTCCGACAAGGGCCTCGTCCGCGAGAGCAACCAGGACACCGCGTACGCGGGATCCCAGCTCCTCGCCGTCGCCGACGGCTGCGGAAGCCAGGGAGCCCCTGCCAGCGCGGCAGCCGTCGACGCGTTCAAGCACCTCGAAACCGACAGCATCCCGGCCGGCAACCTCCTCAACGTCCTCGAAGACGTCGTCGAACAGGCCAAGCAGGCCGTCCACGATGTCGCCGGGACGGGCTCCGCGTCCGAAGGCACCGGTACGACACTCACCGCGATGCTCTGGACCGGGTCACAGCTGGCCCTCGTCCACATCGGCGACTCCCGCGTCTACCTCCTGCGCGGCGGAGAACTGTTGCAGATCACCCACGACCACACCATGGTCCAGTCGATGGTCGACGAGGGACGCCTCAGCCAGGAAGAAGCCGCCTCCCACCCCCAGCGGTCGCTCCTGGTGCGGGCCCTGGTCCCAGGAGCCGACACCAATCCCGACATGCGCCTCCACGACGCCCAGGGGGGAGACCGCTATCTGCTGTGCTCCGACGGCCTGTCGACGGTCGTGCCGACCCAGGAGATCCACCGCGTACTCGCCGGGACCGGTGAGCCCGAGACGGCCGTCCGTGAACTCATCGCCCTCGCCAACGCCTCCGGCGGCCCCGACAACGTCAGTTGCGTGATCGCCGACGTCATCGAGCTCCAGCAGTAG
- a CDS encoding FAD-dependent monooxygenase codes for MADGSGARPLRVLVAGGGIAGQALAFWLTRGGHEVTVAERFPALRATGAQVDLRGQGIEAVERMGLLDAVRGRLVDEAGVAFVDARGRTKATIMANTSGRGRQTLTSEYEIMRGDLVRILYDASKADTEYVFGVSVDGFEQDERKVVAHFSDGSSGEYDLLVGADGQGSRIRREILPAGCDPYWRVGIHMAYWFIPRIASDSNIRDTYMVPGGRQIMRRSHNPTETQVYFVMREESDEASAIHREPVARRQEFWASRFRDAGWQTERFVDGMRTSPFFYSQEVVQVRTDTWSKGRVVLAGDAAHCASPYSGMGISGGLVGAHVLAGEINRHPGDLPTALANYDSVLRPFVDEIQGEVNPRLLRLGMPMTQRAIDAFQAATALACFLRVPDLAARLSKEDRGGDWRLPENPAPISTV; via the coding sequence ATGGCCGACGGATCGGGAGCGCGCCCCCTGCGGGTCCTCGTCGCCGGTGGTGGGATAGCGGGCCAGGCGCTGGCCTTCTGGCTCACGCGGGGCGGCCACGAGGTGACCGTCGCCGAACGCTTTCCGGCGCTGCGGGCCACCGGAGCACAGGTCGACCTGCGAGGACAGGGCATCGAGGCCGTCGAACGGATGGGACTCCTCGACGCCGTCCGCGGCAGGCTGGTGGACGAGGCGGGCGTCGCCTTCGTCGACGCGCGTGGCAGGACCAAGGCGACGATCATGGCCAACACCTCCGGCCGGGGCCGGCAGACCCTCACCTCCGAGTACGAGATCATGCGCGGCGACCTGGTACGCATCCTGTACGACGCGTCGAAGGCCGACACCGAGTACGTCTTCGGCGTGAGCGTGGACGGCTTCGAGCAGGACGAACGGAAGGTCGTCGCGCACTTCTCCGACGGGTCCTCGGGCGAGTACGACCTCCTGGTCGGCGCGGACGGGCAGGGATCGCGCATCCGGCGGGAGATCCTCCCCGCGGGCTGCGACCCGTACTGGCGGGTCGGCATCCACATGGCCTACTGGTTCATCCCGCGCATCGCGTCCGACAGCAACATCCGGGACACCTACATGGTCCCGGGCGGCCGTCAGATCATGCGCCGCAGCCACAACCCGACCGAGACGCAGGTGTACTTCGTGATGCGGGAGGAGTCCGACGAAGCATCGGCGATCCACCGGGAACCCGTCGCGCGCCGGCAGGAATTCTGGGCGAGCAGGTTCCGCGACGCGGGCTGGCAGACCGAGCGCTTCGTCGACGGCATGCGGACGAGCCCCTTCTTCTACTCCCAGGAGGTCGTGCAGGTCCGCACCGACACCTGGTCCAAGGGCCGCGTGGTCCTGGCAGGCGACGCCGCCCACTGCGCCTCCCCCTACAGCGGCATGGGCATCTCCGGCGGCCTGGTGGGCGCCCACGTCCTGGCCGGCGAGATCAACCGGCACCCGGGCGATCTGCCGACCGCGCTGGCGAACTACGACAGCGTGCTGCGGCCCTTCGTCGACGAGATCCAGGGTGAGGTGAATCCACGTCTCCTGCGCCTGGGCATGCCGATGACCCAGCGGGCGATCGACGCCTTCCAGGCCGCCACCGCACTGGCCTGCTTCCTGCGGGTCCCCGATCTCGCCGCGCGCCTCTCGAAGGAGGACCGCGGCGGCGACTGGCGACTCCCCGAGAACCCCGCGCCGATCAGTACTGTCTGA